In Harpia harpyja isolate bHarHar1 chromosome 22, bHarHar1 primary haplotype, whole genome shotgun sequence, a single genomic region encodes these proteins:
- the SOWAHC gene encoding LOW QUALITY PROTEIN: ankyrin repeat domain-containing protein SOWAHC (The sequence of the model RefSeq protein was modified relative to this genomic sequence to represent the inferred CDS: deleted 1 base in 1 codon), with the protein MAEPAELRQESVVRFLAARGGRARNAELLEHFRDWLSPSEPGRRAAARQRFKELVNAVATVRQEPGTGVKYVHLRRRYCAPEPAALSPGEKQAAAVAWWGGGDSAERPSPPPSPRAGAEEAPPPPPAGEDAGSRPQAMGRRGEPPRPSPAAAAGGQRRGSRRGPPPVGRGGGEEAAVAAGPGRPPPPPAEEAGAAEGPPGAAAQGGGRRSLREAARGGSPQLKRGALPGGGRGRGGGGGDSDSASVASSSAEEEGSTTGSVALDPLEHAWMLSASDGRWESLEGLLSCEPALLCKRDFITGFTVLHWAAKHGRQELLATLVNFAQRHQLPVDINARTSGGHTALHIAAMHGHAEVVKLLVGAYDADVDIRDYSGRKAAQYLHQGTSGDMRSLVGALEEEEEEGAAGNGSGRWRLSKVLPANLMSYRLSHHHHHHGTGEEAEGTEGAAVAGKGKEMTRKASGSGRMKPRLNKIRFRTQIIHNTPSFRGDTEEEEHEEKSLKASFKLRPKSNVFG; encoded by the exons ATGGCGGAACCGGCGGAGCTGCGGCAGGAGTCGGTGGTCCGGTTTCTGGCGGCGCGGGGCGGACGGGCGCGTAACGCGGAGCTGTTGGAGCATTTCCGGGACTGGCTCAGCCCCTCGGagcccggccgccgcgccgccgcccgccagcGCTTCAAGGAGCTGGTCAACGCCGTGGCCACCGTGCGCCAGGAGCCCGGTACCGGCGTCAAGTACGTGCACCTCCGCCGCCGGTACTGCGCTCCGGAGCCCGCCGCCCTGAGCCCCGGGGAGAAgcaggcggcggcggtggcg tggtggggggggggggacagcgcGGAGCGGCCGagcccgccgccctccccgcgggcgggcgctgaggaggcgccgccgccgccgccggcgggcgaGGATGCCGGCAGCCGCCCTCAAGCCATGGGTCGGCGGGGCGAGCCGCCCCGgccgagcccggcggcggcggccggaggcCAGCGGAGGGGCTCCCGGCGGGGACCGCCGCCGGTCGGGCGCGGCGGAGGCGAGGAGGCTGCGGTAgcggcgggcccggggcggcCTCCCCCTCCGCCGGCGGAGGAGGCCGGGGCGGCGGAGGGtccccccggggcggcggcgcagGGGGGCGGCCGCAGGAGCCTGCGGGAGGCGGCGCGGGGCGGTTCGCCTCAGCTGAAGCGCGGAGCTCTccccggggggggccgcggccgcggcggcggcggcggcgactcGGACAGCGCCTCGGTGGCCTCGTCCTCCGCCGAGGAGGAAGGGAGCACCACCGGTTCCGTGGCCCTGGATCCCCTGGAGCACGCCTGGATGTTGTCGGCCTCGGACGGGAGGTGGGAGAGCCTGGAGGGGTTGCTGAGCTGCGAGCCGGCGCTTCTCTGCAAGCGGGACTTCATCACCGGCTTCACGGTGCTGCACTGGGCCGCCAAGCACGGGcggcaggagctgctggccacGCTGGTCAACTTCGCCCAGCGGCACCAGCTGCCCGTGGACATCAACGCCCGCACCAGCGGCGGGCACACCGCCCTGCACATAGCCGCCATGCACGGGCACGCCGAAGTGGTGAAGCTGCTGGTGGGAGCCTACGACGCCGACGTGGACATCCGCGACTACAGCGGGCGCAAGGCCGCGCAGTACCTGCACCAGGGCACCTCGGGGGATATGCGGAGCCTCGTGGGggccctggaggaggaggaggaggaaggggctgccGGCAACGGGAGCGGGCGCTGGAGGCTCTCCAAGGTGTTGCCCGCCAATCTCATGAGCTACCGgctctcccaccaccaccaccatcacggCACTGGGGAGGAAGCTGAGGGCACCGAAGGGGCAGCGGTGGCAGGCAAGGGCAAGGAGATGACCAGGAAAGCCTCCGGCAGCGGGCGGATGAAGCCTCGGCTTAATAAGATCCGCTTCAGGACTCAGATCATCCACAACACGCCCTCCTTTCGTGGTGACACCGAGGAAGAAGAGCACGAGGAGAAATCCCTGAAAGCGTCGTTCAAGCTCAGGCCAAAGTCCAATGTCTTTGGATAA